GCCGACCACTTTTGTAATCCGGTCAGAGTCGTCACATAACTCGGCAGACGTGCTGGGCCCCATGTCTTTAGAGGACACTGATGCGGTAGTGGTAACAGTTTACACTGAAGTGGAGGTTGGAACAGAGGTGGAAGAAGAGATTGTAGAGACGATGAACGAGGAATACGTACCGTCAAACGCCTCTCCACTGCGGGAGGAGGTGGTTGAACTTAAAGCTGAGGATATGAATCTGGAGATGACAGTCGTTGAAGAATATGGCTACGTGGGGGAGGAGATGAGTGCAGCcgaggaagagatggacacagtGAGTGTTCCAGTGGAGCAAGCCGATGAAGCCGTTAATATCAGTGAAGACATTGGAACTGGGACAGAGACTGTAGCAGTCAAAACATATGTCCAAGATGAGGTGGTGGCAGATCAGGACGGCCAATCAGAGACTGTGAatgtatgtgtgaaccagcaaGGGAAGGACACGTCCCATGTGGTCAACTTTCAAACCCAACAACCTGCGACATCAAATGTGAGGCGGTCTACACGGCTGCAGTCGAAGACACCAAGAACTTGGAGGAGGAAAAATAACACTGAGAACAAGTATGAGTGATTATAGAATAGGAGTACTGTCGTTTAAAAAGGAATCTGCCATTTTGTCATCAAATTAGtgatatttttgtttttgtttttaatcacAGGAAAAACGGTGAGGCCTCAAGCGTGGTTTATGTCATCTCACCCAGGGGAAGAGAAGCCGGTAATAATGATCTCTCCAACTATTCTGACAGTGACTATTCTGACAGTCATCAGGGAAATGGTTATATACagtgaagttggaagtttacacacacttaggttggagtcattaaaactcatttttcaaccactccacaaatttcctgttagcaaactatagttttggcaagccagttaggacatctactttgtgcatgacaagtaagtAATTttgccaacaattgtttacagaaagattatttcacttataattcactgtatcacaattccagtgggtcaaaagtttacattaactaagttgactgtgccttttaaacagcttggaaaattccagacattctgtctcctagagatgaatgtactttgttgtgaaaagtgcaaatcaatcccagaacaacagcaaaggaccttgtgaagatgctggaggaaacgggtacaaaagtatctatatccacagtcaaacgagtcctataacgacataacctgaaaggccgctcagcaaggcagaagccactgctccaaaaccgccataaaaagccagactacggtttgaaactgcacatggggacaaagattgtactttttggagaaatgtcctctggtctgatgacacaaaaatagaactgtttggccataatgaccatcgttatgtttagaggaaaaagggagaggctgcAAGCTGaagaaacaccatcccaaccgtgaaacacgggggtggcagcatcatgttgtgggtgtgctttgctgcaggaggaactggtgcacttcacaaaatagatgtcatcatgaggaaggacaattgtGTGGTTataattgaagcaacatctcaagacatcagtcaggaagttaaagcttggtcgcaaatgggtcttctaaatggacaatgaccccaagcatacttccaaagttgtggcttaaggacaacaaaatcgaGGTGTCggactggccatcacaaagccctgacctcaatcctatagaaaatctttcgcagaactgaaaaagcatgtgcgagcaaggaggcctataaacctgactcagttacaccagctctgtcagggggaatggttcaaaattcacccaacttattgtgggaagcttgtggaaggctacccaaaatgtttgatccaagttaaacaatttaaaggcaatgctaccaaatactaattgagtgtatgataacttctgacccactgggaatgtcattctctactattattctgacatttcacattcttaaaataaagtggtgatcctaactcacctaagacagggaatttttactaggattaaatgtcaggaattgtgaaacacctttgccaaatacatttaaactcaggttatgtaaacttccgacttcaactgtacatatttacAGTAGCAAGAACTGAGGGACCAAAATTTGGAAAAAATATGAATGTTTGGAAGATGTATTGTATATTTACATGTCTTTCATTGTGTGGTCTCAAGATATTTTTCAATGAGCATGCCCTTTATTTCATTCTCAAGCCATGCAAATAAAACATGCCTTGTCTGACTTCTGTCTCCCAGGTGGATCTGACAAGGTGACCCCCTTTACCTGCCCTAAGTGTGCCTACCACAGTCTGGAGGAAAAGAGCCTTCACCTCCACATGCAAAGCATTCACACAGAGGAGTACAACAAGCCCAATGTGTCTGGGAAAAACAGAGCAGAGGTTTCACCATGTCCCGACAGCACTCGCCAGATATTCACATCAATCAAACCTCTCCTTTCTTCAAAAACTTTAACAACTGAAAACTCTGAGAATCAAACCGGTAATGCTGGGACTCCCACCAAAGCAAAAGGCTACCATAAGGCCCACACATGCGCCACGTGCGGTAGGATCTTCACTCGCTCCTCAGATGTGAGGAGACACCAGCTCACCCACACGGGTGAGAGACCTTTCCACTGCTCTCAATGCGACAGGACCTTCCAGCATTCGTGGGACCTGACCAAGCATGAGAAGAAACATGGTGGGACATCTATCTCTTTCCCCTGCCAGAAGTGCGGGAGCTCCTTTGCCAACCTCCGCTCTCTGACAGCCCACCACAGAAGTTCCCACCTGGGCGAGAGCGACCTGCCCCACCTCTGCTCCATCTGTGGCAAgagcttcccctcctcctctgagtTGCTGGAGCACAGGAAGAGCCACGGGACCAGCCTCCAGTACATCTGCCAGCAGTGTGGCGAAAGCTTCCACTCCCTGCTGGCTCGCTCCCAACACCGGCAGACCCACCTGGTAAAGCGGCAGTTCAAGTGCCCGCACTGCGACAAGAGCTATACGCGCAAAGCTGATGTGAAGAGGCACATGTTCTCCCACAGCGGCGAGCGACCGCACCAGTGCAACCAGTGTGGGAGATGCTTTTCCTTCCTCTTCCTGCTCAAGAAACACCAAATAGTTCACACGGGCGAGAGGCCTTTCCAGTGCTCCTACTGTCCCAAGAGGTTCACATTGATATCCATCCTGAGCAGACATGAGAGAATGCACACCGGGGAGAGACCCTTCCTCTGctctcagtgtgggaagagctttctGTCCCAGGGGGAGCTGTCCAAGCACCACCGCTCCCACACTGATGAGAGACCGTACGCTTGCAATCAGTGTGACAAGAGGTTTAAGAGCAAAAAATCCCAACAGGAACATATCATCTCCCACACCGGCGTGCGCCCTTACCCTTGCTCTTATTGTGGGAAAGGGTTCACCAAACCATACGCTCTGACCAGGCACCATCTCATACACACAGGGGAAAGACCATTCCCCTGCGTCCACTGTGGGAAGACATTTCTCACCCCCGCAGAGGTACAACTACACATCCGCATTCACACAGGGGAACGCCCTTACCCCTGCCCTGATTGTCAGCTGAAGTTTAGGAGTTCGTCAGACTTGGCACGACACAAACGCTTTCATACAGGGGTGCAGACATTTGTCTGTAACCAGTGTATGAAAAACTTTCCCACCTCGTCCAAACTGAAGAAACACATGGAGAACCACTCAGAGGCAGTCCAGAGCTCAGACTTTGGAGAAAATTCAAACCAAGTGTGAAGTAAGGGCAGCAGCACAATTGGCAAAACTGGCAGACAATTCATTAAAGTAAATTTACCTTCACAGCTATTATATTCTACAATGTCTCTGTCAAGGAAAATCTTTCAACACCATTAGATCTCTAAAATAAGATATCTTGTCAATCTGGCTCATGTCCATTGCAATATAGCTATCAATTATTATTTTGTGTCTGATCAAAGGGAGTTGCAACTCAATCATGTCCTTGACATATTTTATTGTAAAACTGTATATGCTCAGCATCTTAAATGCAACGGTTTTAAACTGTAAAATCAGTGCTATAATCATCCAATTAGTAGTCAATCAGTAGCTGGTCTATTGGAAGCGCTGGTAAATTAAAATGTTTGTCAACTtttgaagaatgtcaaagatTAGTAAAATGTTCTGTTACGGTAATGAACCAGCCTTAGGTGGATGCCAACTTGTCTCCTTGTCTTTACAGTTCCCagcacaatacatgtattttgttcTACTTTGTAGCGCTCTGTTTCTCTGACACACATACCAGTAATTAAAATGAAATCAGTTGGGCGGGGGGAACAGGTTAGGCCCATGTAGTGAAAACAATAGGCTTTGAGTAGCTTTGTGCAGAAGATCTGTTGGATGTCAGTTGAATCATTCCTAGGTGAACTATCCGATGCATTTCCGATGACAGGACCCTTTGTGACGCGCAGCAATTCCAGGATCACTTCCGGATTGCTTTTCGTTCGTGGCTACAAGCATGTTATTAACTGGTTTACAATTAAATTAGTAAAACATTCGTAGACAAAGCAAACGTAGTGTACACAACATTATTTGCTACAATCTGTAGCGTTCAGGAAGGAACCGATGCATTAAATCCCGTCGTCTAACGGGATCCTCCATCTAACTTTTGTAACAACAGTCAGCATTTGGCCCACGCGACAAAATGGACTCGGAATTTTCGGCAACGGACAATGCAGGTATGCAGGCTGTATCTAATAAATGACCATGCAAATATGCCAGCCGCTGCATATACTATTTGCTACTTGAGTTATTTTGGGGTATGTTCAGCAAGACACCATGTTCACAGCTTGTTTCCAGTCAAAAATTAAGTCCACAGGACCCGAGCAGTACTCGTATATTTCTACAACAATTATGAACATTTGCTCCACTGAATATGCCCCAGTACCCATAATTAAGATGCATAAGCTACATTCAATTACACAAGACTGTTGCGAAACGTTATTTAACAATTTCAGAGAATGCACTAGCTATGTTGCAGATTGATTTCAAAATTGTTTACAATGTTCTTTTGAAATACTCTCCAAGCCAATGAAGGTACAACACATAACAACgtttgtggacacctgctcctcgAACATCTAATTGAaaagtcatgggcattaatatggggttggtcccccctttgctgctataacagcctccactagacatcctgtgaaggctttccactagatgttggaaaattgctgcgGGGCTTGGTTTCTATtcggccacaagagcattagtgaggtcgggcactgatgttgggcgattaggcctggctcacagtcggcgttccaattcatcccagagGTGttcgttgaggtcagggctcagtgcaggctagtcaagttcttacagaccgatctcgacaaaccatttctctatggatctcgctttgtgcacgggggcattgtcatgctgaaacagtaaaggtcctaaccccaaacttttgccacaaagttgaaaggacagaatcgtctagaatgtcattgtttgctgtagtgttaagatgtcccttcacctgaaccatgaaaaacaaccccagaccattattcctcctccaccaaactttagagttggcactatgcattggggcaagtagcgttctcctggactccgccaaacccagattcgtcgtTGGACTACCAGAGaacgctccagagtccaatggcggcaagctttacaccactccagctgacgcttggcattgcgcatgatgaccttaggcttgtgtgcggctgctcagccatggaaacccatttcacgaagctcccgacaagcagttattgtgctgacattgcttccagaggcagtttggaactctatagtgagtgttgcaaacaaGGACCGACAAATTGTACGAGCTATGctcttcagcactcgacggtctcgttctgtgagcttgtgtggcctaccactttgcggctgagctgttgttgctcctagagtttccacttcacaataacaacacttacagttgactggggcagctctagcagggcagaaatttggtggtgcacgctaatagcatttcaatcggtgacgtcactcgctctgagacctgaagtagttgttccccttgctctgcaagggccgtggcttttgtggcgcgatgggtaacgatgcttcgtgggtgactgttgttgatgtgtgcagagggtcactggtttgagcccaggtaggggcgaggagagggacggaagctatactgttacattgatgctgttgacccggatcactggttgctggcGAATAAGGGTGAACGTGGAAAGAGGAAGCTGGCGGATCGTTGGGAGAACGACCTCTATATTGTTATGGAGAAGAATAGTGACAACCACATCTTCAAGATACAGAACATGTCGACTGGCCGAGAAAACGGTCCACCGTAATCTGATAATTCCTGTAAACTTCTTGCTTCTCCCTGACACTGCCTTGGAGACACCTAATACGGGAGACCGTGAGGATCCGAATGAGGAGATGGAGGACTCATCCATGAACGACATACAAGAAATGGACATTGGTGAGAGGACTAGTGCGGGGGTATCAGAACAGACCTCGGGGAAGCACAGCCGGAGCACGCTGAAAAAGAAACCCCAGATGTGCTGGAAGATGGGCCACTGGCGAGGGACCCTCAGAACTCACCACATTCTGAGGGTGCCACTGGTGGCACAAGCATGTCAGAGCTAACCTTTGGAGAAGAAATGTCCGAACCCTTTGAAGAAGAAAGGCATTCTGAAGATGCCGCTGGTAGCACAAGCTCCagcaacagtcacccacgaagcatcgttacccatcgcgccacaaaagccgcggcccttgcagagcaaggggaacaactacttcaggtctcagagtgagtgacgtcaccCGATTGAACCGCTaatagcgcgcaccaccgctaacaagccagccatttcacatcggttacaccacgttgaaagtcactgagcttctcagtaaggctattctactgaaaatgtttgtctatgaagattgcatggctgtgtgctagattttattcatctgtcagcaactggtgtagctgaaatagccaaattcactcatttgaaggggtgtccacatacttttgtatatacagtgtatgcgTTTGACGTTCTGTCTGATTGCACCCTTATTATTCATTTTTCCATGCTGTTTtaggtctccctctcctctccctctgcctcttggTTCCACCCATTCAGCTCATGTCAGCGTCCATATGGCAGGTGGTGCAACAGCGAGATGCCATGAATTATGCAATGCTGGCGGAGTTTGTCTCCCTGGTGACAGAGATGGTCCCGGAGTTGCTGATCTATAGGCACAGggcccaacttattttgggattGCGAGCAAGGGTGAGTGTTACAACCCTAATGAGTGAGTGTAGAGGCATAGATAGAGCCCTGATGTATTCGGATCCCTTTTAGAATCCAAGAGTGGAAGATTTAGTCTTGTGTAGGCACACTAATTTCAAAACAGTCCCTTTACAagtcagaatgttgaataaacttCATTTGGACAAACTTTACCTGTTGTCTGCTGATTTTGTATCCTTATGTCGGAGGTAATCGGTGACCAAATATCCACAGTGAAGTGTTATTAGCCCGACTTTCAGTACGCTGGTCTGTATATGTTTTCAATACTGATGCATGGGACGTAAACACCTGCACAATATCTTAACAAGGGCCAAGCGTGACCAAACGTTGACAACTTTTCATTTGTAGTATATCGCATGCGGTTCCAGCTGATTGCGAAGGGGACATGCTTCGGTCGACAACGTTTGGTTACGTTCGGCTATTGTTTGCATATTGTGCATCATGTGCAATGCGTCAGGAGATAGAAAATACAAACCGTGGAAATGTTATCTTTATTTCCTACTGCCAAAAGGACAACAGCACGGGCAACCGGTGAATTGAGTGTAAATatcattttattcaacattctggcttgtagagacTACTGCATATTTTTTTGTGCGTCTTTTTCAGATTGAAAAGCCATGGGGTGACCATGGTAACAGTCTGACGtactataactatataactaaTGAATAATGGTTTATGGGGTATGTGTTATTGCAGCACATTCTGGAGTTGTGTCGCAGTGAGCATCCTGTAGAACCTCAGGTCATCTTAACCCAGCTGTACATGATTCAACCACTTACCCACTTCAGTAATGATGTAAGTTGATCTTCAATGAATACCTTCTTCCTGGAGGAGTAGACTGGAATAACTGTGGAGTGAAATGCACTGCTATAGATAAACTATGTTGGACAAATGTGTCCTTATTTGATGTATTCTACAGGTAAGTGACACAGAGGTGGAGTCGTCAGAGACTAATTTTCTGGAGCTGGTCCAGACCCTGCTTAAAGACCCTGATGAGAGAGAGCATTTTTTCACAGTGAGACTTCATAGAACACATGTCCTCTTGCATTGGATTTACAGGTCAATGAAGTAAAGTGTTTTTTGCATTGCATTTACCTGTATATTAAATAATGTGGAGGGTTTTCTTCCTCATCTGTGTCCCTCAGGAGATATTCCCAGTGGAGTATGGACCACAATATGACATCGAGCTGCAGACTCTACTGTGGGAGTTCCTCTCCAGATTGGTTCAACTGTTACCGACCCCTGACCTCACACAGGTGAGGGAAAGAATACCTTCCATTCACATCTACTGTTTAATAATCATTGTGCAGTACCAGATGAATTAAACTGTGCAAGGAACCATGTGAAGTGGAATATTCAGTAGATACATATCTATTATTTTATCTATCCCCCAGACAATGGCATGGCTTGGTACTGCCCCCTCAGTCTTGGATGATTGTGCCCATGTTATATCTCATCCAGCAGATCTGAAGAGTCTGCTCCAGCACCATAAACGTCTTGGGCATTTGGAGCAACATGGTGGGTGACACGTAGCAAATGAATGAATCCTATTTTAAAACTGCACATGGCATACATCCAAATGGATTGACTTTAATTGTAGCATCCTCTCTTTGAACAGTACCCCCCTGCGCCATGGGCGACTgcatcctgtcctctctctccatcccgccACACAGTAGAACGGTGATCAGCACTGAGCAGACCACCTGTGacaaccagtcagaaccctcgcAGGAGTTTGTGGATGACTTCGAGGTGGAAATTGTAACTCTGACAGATTATGAAGAGGTTGAATTAGGTTTGAgtcaggaggaggtggaggatgggaACGATGACGAAGGACAGACCATGGAGGACAAGGAAGAAGAGCCTAAAGAAACGCCCGTTGAagaagtggaggaagaggagaaagtgATGGAGGACCATGAAGAGAGGGGCTTGGAGAACAACTCGCATCTAGAAGAAGCCGAGGATGACCCAGCATCCTCCCATCACCAAACATCCTCTGGGCCACACATCTGCTCAGTCTGTGAGAAGAGCTTCAAGTTTGCCTCTGCACTAATAGCCCACCAGGTCATCCATACAGGAGAGCGCCCGTATGTGTGCCATCTGTGCGGCCGGTGTTTCTCCTTCAGGCAGTCTCTGGACaggcacaaacagacacacaaggATGGGCGCGTTTACGACTGCTTGATCTGTGGGGAGACCTTTCAGTCCTTGTCAGCCCGCACAGAGCACAAGAAGAGCCATATGGAGCAAGGCGCTTACCAGTGCTCACAGTGCCACAGGAAGTTCAACTGGGCGTCGGCTATGGTGAGACACCTGAAGGCTCACACAGAGGGCACTGAGGTCAAAACGCAGGAACTTACAAAAAGCCTGAAGTCTGAGAAANNNNNNNNNNNNNNNNNNNNNNNNNNNNNNNNNNNNNNNNNNNNNNNNNNNNNNNNNNNNNNNNNNNNNNNNNNNNNNNNNNNNNNNNNNNNNNNNNNNNTGCTAGGTACTATCAGGTAAATGTGGCACCTCCCTCTGCGGTTGGTTCAGCGGTCCTGGGCGTCGCCTCCCGTTCCACATTGACGGCCCCTGCGTCTCGGTCTCGCACTTGGATTTCGCCGCAGGCTGGTCAGGTCCCTCTAGCACCGACTAATCTGGTACGGgtataccaatatattggagtgatccaatatagtgaaaTATAACTAAAGTTATgtatgtaaccacggttatgTGAGCTATTTGGATCACTCCAATCCTCTACGGTGCTAGAGTCGCCTCAAAAATGATGTAGAGAACGCATGTCGCGGCCAtgggttctatatatatatatatatatatatatatatatatatattaggggCAAACCCCAGCCGTGACACAGGTGTACACGGGAGTAAATCTGTTAATCCTCACCTCGGATGTATCCCTCCGCCGCGGagtgataccaatatattggagtgatccaaatATCTCACATAACCGTGGTTACATATGTAACCTTCGGTATTGTGTAGGttgtaacataaaatgtggaaaaagtcaagggctctgaatactttccgaatgcactttaaaAGTTACATATTTTAAAATCTTGATTCCTGACAAGCGAAACATCATCAATGgactaattacattttttttttaagatcgTTATTGGGTGTAAATTTCCTTTTAAGCTACTTATCATAGTGGGTATATCCAGTCCAATACTTCAAGTATTGTTTTTTCTGTGATTGCTGAACTTTTCATTAAGAATGCACTCATTATTTTTAtggttacatttattttattaacctttattttaatatTGTATGAAACGTGTTGTAGATTATTTTTTTGTCATTTGAATTAAATTGACTTTTTTGGCAACATCAGAGGAGTTTATTGCATTATATTAGCATTTGTGAGATGATTCACTGATTACTTGAGACGATCTAGCCAAAGATTTGTAtcactaaaccaagatagaccacagcctgtagtTTCCAATGGGAACAGATGAGTCATAGTAggaagaacaagcaaggaggtgggcagagccaagcacgagatCCTATAGGCCCGTTCTAGCAGACAACTGCATAtatccgttagggaacgcctactctgaaatgcacgtgtgcaataactcaagtCAACTTTTCACTCAAAAACAACGCGATTAAAAAAAACGTtgacaaaacttagtccactctatTCATAACATattttagttttgggaacagaaaactgtattgagatcaaatgtttcattaaTGAGAAAATGTTCAGAATgtaggccaaaatccatctcgctccatcttctcccattGCCCGTCAGTGGGCTTCCGAGTGGAAAGGCCAAGCGGATATTTATACATCCAGTACCTGTCTCATTGTTCAATCTGTGATATAGCGTTTCCCACGATCGTAACTTTTATTCTGAAGGCGAATAT
This is a stretch of genomic DNA from Salvelinus alpinus chromosome 11, SLU_Salpinus.1, whole genome shotgun sequence. It encodes these proteins:
- the LOC139533276 gene encoding zinc finger protein 728-like — its product is MDSEFSATDNAGLPLLSLCLLVPPIQLMSASIWQVVQQRDAMNYAMLAEFVSLVTEMVPELLIYRHRAQLILGLRARHILELCRSEHPVEPQVILTQLYMIQPLTHFSNDVSDTEVESSETNFLELVQTLLKDPDEREHFFTEIFPVEYGPQYDIELQTLLWEFLSRLVQLLPTPDLTQTMAWLGTAPSVLDDCAHVISHPADLKSLLQHHKRLGHLEQHVPPCAMGDCILSSLSIPPHSRTVISTEQTTCDNQSEPSQEFVDDFEVEIVTLTDYEEVELGLSQEEVEDGNDDEGQTMEDKEEEPKETPVEEVEEEEKVMEDHEERGLENNSHLEEAEDDPASSHHQTSSGPHICSVCEKSFKFASALIAHQVIHTGERPYVCHLCGRCFSFRQSLDRHKQTHKDGRVYDCLICGETFQSLSARTEHKKSHMEQGAYQCSQCHRKFNWASAMVRHLKAHTEGTEVKTQELTKSLKSE